Part of the Pseudodesulfovibrio mercurii genome is shown below.
CGTTGATCCTGGCCGTGAGCGGGCGGCGGGGCGCGGGCGGACGGCTCCGGTCCCTGCCCGATCCCGTGGAGCGGGACGCCGCCGGGCTGCCCATGGCCATCTGGTACGCGGAATTCGACAACCAATGAGGTTTGCATGATCGAGCATATGTTGCGCGCCGCCCGAGGGGCGGCATGGCTATTGTTGGCCGGTCTGGTCCTGGCCCTGGGGGCGTGCGTGAAGAGCGGCCCCGGCATGCGGGCGGACGCGGTGGAGACGCCGGACCTGTCCGTGACCTTCCTGCCGCAGAAGGGCGAGTTCATCTCGGCCTACGGCGCGCCGCTCTCCCTGGGCGCGGTCAAGGCCATGGCCGAGGGGTGCGACTACGTCCTCATCGGCGAGGGGCACCGCAACCCGGTGGACCACCGGGTGCAGCAGGAGCTGCTGGAGGCCCTCTCGGACAACGGCGACGGGCTGTCCCTGGGCCTGGAGATGGTCGGCGCGGACAGGCGGCAGGAGCTGGACGACTTCTGCGAAGGCCGGGTGACCCTGGAGGAGCTGCCCGGCGAGCTGGATTGGAAGGAGAACTGGGGCTATGATTTCGGGCTGTTCCGCGACCATTTCGCCATCGCCAAGCGCAACGGCGTGCCCGTGGCCGGGCTGAACGTGCCGTCCGGGGTGGTCCGCAAGATCATGAAGGACGGACTCGACGGGCTGAGCGACGAGGAGAAGGCGTGGCTGCCCGGGGAGATCGTGCCGCCCGCCACGGACCAGCGCGCCTTCCTGGACGCGGTTATGGCCATGCACAAGGGCAAGGACGCCGGGGACGAGAAGGAGCGCGAGCGGTTCTACCTGGTCCAGTCCATCTGGGATTCCAAGATGGCCGAGGAGGCCGTGCGGCTGCGCAAGCAGTATGACTGGCCCGTGCTGGTGGTGGCCGGGTCCGGGCACGTGGAATACGGCTGGGGCATCGCCAAGCGCATCCGCTGGTTCGACCCGGCGGCGCGCATCCTGACCATCGTGCCGTGGCGCGGCGGTCCGTTCGACTCCGAGGCCGGGGACGTGTTCTTCTATGCGCCGGAAACCTACCGTTCACGCATGGGCATGGTCCTGTCCGGCCAGGCGGACGGCATCCTGGTGGAATCCGTGTCCAGGGGCTCGCGCGCGGACCGGGCCGGGCTGCGGCCTGGCGACATGCTCATCGAGGCCTCGGGCGTTCCGCTCCTGGGGCTGTTCAGCCTGCACGTGGCCGGGACCACGGCGCACGACGCGGACGAGCCGCTGATCTTCACGGTCCGGCGCGGCGGCGATATCTTTGACGCGGACCTGGGCAAGCTCGGCACCACCCGGCCCAAGGCCAAGGCCGCGCCCAAGGTCGCGGTCGAACCCATGACGGAATCCAAGGGAGAGTCGGGGGCGCAGGCCCAGCCTGAACCCGCGGCCGCCGAGACGCCGAAAACGGGGGGCAAATAGATGCGCCGCGCCTGCCTGACCCTGCTGTGGGTGCTCGCGCTGGCCGCGCCCCTGGCCGCCGGCACCACCGACGACCTGTCCGAACTGTTTCCCGCTTCCGTTGGGCCGCTTGAGCGCGTGGGGCTCGTCACCGGGGACGAGGCCCAGACCGAGGTGGACAAACTGCACGGCAAGGCGCTCCGGGCCGAGGCCAGCGCCATCGCCCACTATGCGGAGCAGGGCGGCAGGCCCGCCGAGGCGTGGGTCTCGCGGGTCGCGTCCGAGGCCGAGGCGCGCCGCCAGACCGGGCTCATGGTCCACAAGATGTTCGAAAACCCCCGGTCGCCCTTCAGCCACCCGTCCAGGGTGGACCACAACGGCGTGGCCGTGTACCGCTTCACCGGCATGGGCCGGGCGCACCTCATCTGGTACGCGGGCGACCTGGTCTGGTGGGTCAGCGCGGACCCGGATCGGGAGCGGGACTTCCTCGACGCCCTGTGCCGCTAGACCGGCCGGGCACGGGAAACGGCGCAGCCGGGGACGATGTGTCCTCCCCGGCTGCGCCGCTTTTTTTCGATCAGTCTAGACTTTCTCTAAATAACCTGGACTACCTGGCCGCCGCCAGGGCCGCCTCCCGTTGCCGCTGCCGTTCCGCGCGCCTCTCCTCGCGCCTGCGCTCCTTGCGCTCCCTGCGCCGCGTGACCAGGTCCCAGAGCAGGGGCATGACCAGCAGGGTCATGCCCGTGGCCACGCACAGGCCGGTGACGAAGGTGGTGGCCATGGTCCCCCAGACAACGGAGTAGTAGGGGATGCCCAGGGCCATGGGCAGCAGCCCCAGGGTGGTGGTCAGGGTGGTCAGGAGGATGGGCCGCAGCCGCACGCGCACGGCCTCGCGGATGGCGTCCATGCGCTCGTAGCCCTTGGCGTAGAGGCGGTTGATGAAGTCAAGCAGGACCAGGGAGTCGTTGACCACGACCCCGGCCACGCCCACCGTGGCGATGAAGCTGTTCACCGTGAACAGGGAGCGGGTCAGGAAGGTGCCGAAGACCACGCCGATGAGGGCGAAGGCCACGGCGGACAGGATGATGGCCGGCTGGACGTAGGATTGGAACTGGCAGGCCAGGATGGTGTACATGACCAGGATGGCGATGCAGAAGGCGTACATGAGCGAGGTGAAGGACCGGCCCGTGGACTCGTACTCCCCGGCGAAGCTCAGGGTCGCGCCGGGATAGTCGTCCTGGATGGTCCGGTAGTAGGCCCGCACGTCGTGGACCACGCTCGGGGCGCTGACCGGCGCGCCCTCGCGGATGTTGGCGGTCAGGGTCACGGCCCGCTGGCCCTGGAAACGGTTGAGCTGGCCGGGCTCGCGGTAGGCGCGGACCTCGGCCAGGTCGCCCACGCGCACCGGGCCGGTGTCGTTCTGCAGGATGGGGATGTCCAGCGCGTCCTCGGGCCTGGACAGGAAACGCTTGTCGATCTTCATGCGCAGGTCCACGTCCTCGTCCGCGGCGCGGAACTTGCCCACGAACCGGCCGTCCAGGATGCCGCCCGCCAGGGCGACCACCTGAGCCGGGGTCAGCCCGTACTCGGCCACCAGGCTCGGCACCGGGATGAACCGGAAGACGCGGTTGTCCGTGCCCGTGTCCGTGGCCAGGTCCTCGAGATGCGGGGCCAGCCGCTTGTTGGCCCGTATCCAGTCGAAGACGTTGTTCTTGAGGGCCATGACCGCGTCCTGGTCCGGGCCGAGGACGCGGATGTTCACGTCCTTGCCCGCGGGCGGGCCGCCCTGTTCGGGCCAGACGCGCAGCCGCCAGCCGTTCACGGCCAGGGGTTCGAGCCGCTTGCGGATGGTGTCCAGCAACAGTTGCGGGTCGTTGTCCGGGTTGTCCACGAAGGCCTGCTCGCCCTGGCGGGGCAGCTCCACGATGACGATGGCCCGGTTGGGGCCGAAGATGTTCTCGTAGTCCTCGTTGATGTCCATGCCGCCCAGGCCGGAGCAGGACTTGGTGGTGCCGGGCCCCAGGGCCATGAGGGTCCTGGAGACCTCCTTGGCCTTGGCCGACGCGGTGTACACGTCCGTGCCCACCGGGCCTTCCATGGACACGTAATACAGGGTGTATTCGTCCGGGAAGAACTTGATGCGCAGCAGGGGCATGACCCCGGAGACCGAGACCCCGAGCATGACGATGGCCATGACGAAGGCCGTGACGACCAGGGTCAGGGTCTTCCAGCGGTGGCGCAGGGTGATCCGCAGGAGCGCGTCGGTCACCCGCTTCAGCCAGCCCATGAAGCGAGGGTCGCGGGCCTGGAGGTGCTCGGCGGCCTGCTCCTCGAGCCTGGTCGCGCCGGGCCAGTCCAGGAAGTGCAGGGGCAGGATGGCCAGGCACTCCACCAGGGAGGCGATGATGGCGAAGGACACGGCCTTGGGCACCAGGGCGAAGAACTCGCCGGTGGACCCGGTCATGATCAGCATGGGCATGAACGCGGCCACGGTGGTGGAGGTGGCCGCCACCACGGGCAGGAAGACCTCGCTGGCCCCGTCCACCACGGCCTCGCGCAGCCCCTTGCCGTCCTGCACGTGGCGGTAGATGTTCTCGACCACCACGATGGCGTCGTCCACGATGATGCCGCTCACCAGGACGAAGGAGAACAGGGTGATTTCATTGATGGAATTGCCGGTGATCCACATGATTATCATGGTCACCAGGAAGGAGAAGGGCACGCCAACGGTGGTCAGCATGGCGTTGCGGAAGCCCATGAACAGCCAGATGCAGGCGCAGACCAGGACGATGCCGACCAGCAGGTTGGAGCCGAGCGTGTTGATGTTCTCGCGGATGGGGATGCGCTGGTCCTGGGTGACCACCGCCTGGACGCCCTCCTTGTCGAGCACGGGCCGGTATTCGGCGACCACCTTTTCCACGGCCGCCCCGATGTCCAGGGAGTTGCCCTCGGGCGACTTGAGGACCTTGACCGAGACCGCGTCACGGCCGTCCACGGACGAGACCACGAACGGGTCGCGGTAGTCCATGCCCGCCGAGCTGAGCACGTCGCCCACGGTCACGAAGGAGCCATCCAGGTCGCGCCGGACGATGGTCCGGGCCACCTCGTCGCGGGACCGGAACTTCTGGTCGGCCACGATGACGTATTCCCCGGAATCACTGATGAAATCGCCCGCCGGGACCGACACGTTGGCCCCCTCCAGGGCCTGGCCCACCTGGTCGAAGGTGACCCCCAGGCGCATCATCTTCTCCGGGTCCAGGTTGACGTGGAACTCGCGGGTGTACTCGCCGCTGATCTGGACCTCCTTGACCCCGGGGATGGATTGCAGGGGCAGTTTGAGCTCGTCGGCCATGAGGCTGAGCGCCCGGTTGGAGCGCTCCCCGAGGAGGTTCACGGACAGGACCGGCAACCACTCGGACACGCGGATGACCGTGAAGTCCGGCGGGTCCATGTCGCTGGGAAGGTCATTCTGAATGGACAACACCTTGAAGCGCAATTCGTCATACAGTTTGTCGTAATCGGTGTCGTCCAGGAACTTGACCATGATGGAGCAGCGCTGGCGGAAGGAGCGGGAGCGGATGAACTCCACGTTCTCCAGGTCCTCGAGCGCGTCCTCGATCTTGCGCGTGACCAGGGTCTCCACCTCGTCCGGGCTGGCGCCGGGCAGGAAGGCGGAGATGACCACCTTGCCCATGCGCACGTCCGGATAGCGCTCCACCGGCAGGTCGAAGACGCAGAACACGCCGACCACCATGAGCAGGATGAACATGAGGTTGACGAAGACCTTCTGGCCCAGGGTGAACCGGATCAGGGCCTGGGTGGGCGAATCCTTGTGCATGGCTCGTCTCGCCGGGGGTTAGGGGTGGAGCAGGTACACGGCGCCGGGGCGCACGTCCGGGCCGGACACGCGGCGCAGACCGTCGCCAGCCGAGCCGAGCAGGACCACGCGGACCCGCTGGTGATCCGGGGTCATCAGGAAATACTCCTCGTAGGCCTTGACCAGGGCGGACTCGGGCACGACCACGGCCCCGCCGGGATCGGGCAGGGCCAGGTCCAGCTCGGTGCGGATGCCGCCCCGGAACTCGAAGTCCCCCCTGGCGATCTCCAGGTCCACGTTGATCTTGCGCGTGACCGGGTCGAAGCCGGGCGAGACGCGGGCCACGCGGGCCTCCACCGTGCCGCCCAGGTCGGTCAACCGCAGGGCGACCTCGTCCCCCAGCGCCTTGAGGGCGCGGTACTCCTCGCTGGTCAGGGCAAAGGGCACGAGCAGGACGTCGTAACGCCCGAGCTGGGCCACGGTCTCGCCCTTGGTCACCCATTCGCCGGGCTCGATGTCGCGGGCCACGACCTTCCAGCCCGGAGGGCCGACCAGGGAGAAGCGCTCAAGACGCTCCAGAAGGACCTGTTCCTCCACCTGCTTGGCGCGCAGCTGCTGGAGGGCGGCCTGGTGGGCGCGGACGTTGGCGTCCAGGGTGGACTGGGGCGCGGTGTCGGTCTTGACCAGGGCCTGGTAGCGGTCCAGCTCCTTCTTGTTGTAGGCCAGGTCGCTCTTGAGCCGCGCCTGGTCCGCGCGGTTGGCGGCCAGGTCCAGCTCGATGAAGGTGGTGTCCAGCTCGGCGAACAGCCCGTCCGGACCGAGCGCGTCGCCCACGTCGGCCAGGACCTTGACCACCCGGCCGGACTCCTCGGCCACCAGGCTCATGGCGTTGCGCGCACGGGTGAAGCCGGTCAGGGAGGACTTGCGGTCCGCGGACCGGACCGTGAAGGTCTCGGTGGAGCCGGTCTCGGCGGGGGCGGGGGTGGGGACCTCGGCCTGGGCCGCCTCGGCCAGGGCGCTGCCCGGCACCACCGTCTTGCCGGAATCCGTCTCGCCGAGCCGGTCGTTGCCGCATCCGGCCGTCAGCAGCAGGGCCGACAGCAGGGCCGTCAACAGGACCGGCAACGAGGCCGGAAGGAAATGGCCTATCCGTTTCATGGGTACCGCCTTTATGCGTTCTTCGGAAATTCGTTGTCGCCGGGGACCGGCCGCAGGCCGAACTCGATGATCCGGCCCACCAGGTCGTCCAGGTCCTCGCCGTCGTTCAGGGCCGCCACCTGCCCGGTGGCGATGAGGTGGACCAGGCCGTGGAGCTGCCCCCACAGGGCGAAGACCAGGGCGTTGACGTCCAGGCCGCCGAACCGGCCCGTGGCCACGCACTCGGCCACCGTGTCCCGGAAAAGCCGGAACGAGCGGATGGAGCTGGCGGCCCATTCACCGTCCAGGTCCACCTGGTCGCAGGTGGTGCTGAACATGAGATGGTAGTTGTCCGGCTCCTCCAGGGCGAAGCGGATGTATTCCCGCGCCCCGGCCCGCAACCGCTCCACCGGGTCCGGGAACCGCTCCCGGCCCCTGTCCTGGCGCTCCACGAACCCGGCGAAGCCCTCCTCGCGCAGGGCGGAGAGGATCTCCCGCTTGTTCCGGAAATAGCGGTAGAGCGCGGCCGGACTGTATTCGATGCGCGAGGCGATGCGCCGGAGCGACACGTTGTCGAACCCCTCCCGGACGAAGAGCTGGCGCGCCGCGTCCAGGATGCGCCGCCGCATCCGTTCCCTGTCCCGTTCCCGTCGTTTTCTGGTGTCCATGCCCGCCTCTAGCAAATGCCGTTAACTTTGTAAACGCTGTTCACACAATCGTACGCCCGTCGTGGCCCAGGCGTCGCCCTAACCGGTATGAACCGGTGTTATCCGCGCTCCCGGCCCAGGAACGAGCGCATGGCCGCGTGGACCACCAGGTGGTGGAAGGGGCGGATGAGGTTGAAATAGACCGCCCCGGCCCGGTTGCGGTAGCGGACCACGGTGACCACGCGGAACCGGCTCCGCCCGTCCGGCCCCTCCGAAAGCGATTCGCCGCAGACCGCCACGGCCGCGTCCAGGTGGGACTCCTTGCCCTCGCCGATCCAGTAGGTCTCGCCGTCCGTCCGGACCACGGTGAAGATCCCGGCCCGATCGCCCGGGGCGCGGGGCAGGGTCTCGGCGGTCAGGACCGCCCGGTCCGGCACCGCGCGTTCACCCTGGCCCAGGGTCCGGAGCAGGGCTACGCGCACGCGCCACAGCCAGGCCATCCACGCCGGGCGGTAGGAGAGCAGACCGGCGGCCAGACCGAGGACCGTGCCCCGGCCGTCCATGGTGTGCACGTCCACGTGGTCCGCGCCGTCCAGGAGCCCGGCCATGCCCGACAGCCGCTCCAGATCACGCCGGTCCATGTCCGCCTCCCGTCACGTCGGCCAGCACCCCGGCCAGGACCACGTCCAGCAGGCCCATGACCGAGGCCACCTGGCCCTCCACGTCGAACCGTTCCCGGTTGAGCCCGTCGATGAGCCCGCCGGCGTACAGGGACCAGCACACCATGGCCAGTTGAAGACCCGACACGTCCGACCGGACCTCGCCGGTCGCCTTGCGCGCCTCGATCAGACCGGCCACCTCGCCGACGATCTCCCGCAACTGCCCGTCGAAACGGGCCTTCCACTCGCCGGTGGCGAACAGGGCCTCCTTGACCACCGAACGCAGGAACAGGGTGTGCTCGCCGTAGTAGCCGTACATTGTGCGGAGCATGTGCCGGAATTGTTCGCGCAGGGGCACGTCCCGCGGCGCGCTCGCGATGGCCCGGCGCGAGACCTCGCCGATGTCGTCGAAAAACGAGGAGAAGAGCAGGGAGGTCTTGTCCCGGAAATGCAGGGCGATGGTGCCCACGCCCACCCCGGCCGCCTGGGCCAAATCGCGCATGGTCGTGGCCTCGAACCCCTTTTCCGCGATCAGGGTCCGGGCCGCCGCCTGAATCCGACGGCGGGTCTCGGCCTTGCGCTCCTCGCGCAGGGATGCGTCCTTGGCCATGGCTCCTCCTTGATTTAACTGAACACGTTCATTTACTGAACATGTTCATTAAACTCCTTTGGCCGAACCGTCAAGGGGGCGGGACGGCCAAGGGCGGCGCGTCTCGATAATCGTGCGGGGGATGGGGCGAATGGCCCGCTCCGGGGCGACGCACAGTCGGCTATTTATTTGATAACCGACCGTATTAATGAATAAAATGAATCAGGACCTGAGGACGTCCAGAATCTCGATATTGGCGGCCTGCCAGGCGGGGTAGGCCCCGGCGAGCACGCCCAGAAGGCAGGACCCGGCCAGGGTCACGGCCAGGCTGACCGGGTCGATGATGATCGGCAGCTTGGCCACGGTGCAGCCCACCAGGACCAGGGCCACGGTCACGGCCACGCCCAGGCCGCCGCCCACCGCGGCCATGAGCCCGGACTCGAACAGGAACTGGCGGACGATGTCCCGCCTGCGGCCGCCCACGGCCCGGCGCACGCCGATCTCCACCCGCCTGGAGCGAACCACCAGGATCATGATGGACAGGATGCCCAGGCCGCCCACGGCAAAGGAGATGGTCGAGGTGATCCCGCCCAGCGTGGTCATCAGGTCCAGGGCCTGGCGTTGCAGCTTGATGGCGTCGGCCGCGGACATGGAGCTGAAGTCGTCCTTTTCGCCGGGGTCGATGCGGTGCCGTTCGCGCATGATCGCGTTCACCGAGTCGTTGACCTGGGTCAGGCCCGCGTCCTTGGCCAGACGCATGTATACACCGGAAACCCAGCGCTGGTTGCTGGCCCGGCGCATGTAGGTGGTCAGCGGCATGAGCAGGATCTCGTCCTGGTCCGTGCCGGACACGTCGCGGCCCTTCTCCTCCATGACCCCGAGGACCCGGAAGCTGGCCCGGAACATGTAGATGTCACGGCCCACGGCCTGCTCGGGGCGGCCGAACAGCCGCTGGGCGATCTTGCGCCCGAGCACGCAGACCTTGGCCCGGTCGTCCACGTCGCTCCAGGTGAAGAACCGGCCCACGTCCGGGCGGAAGCTGCGGATTTCCTGGTAGTTGGGCCAGCAGGCCAGAATCTGGGCGTTGACCGCGTTGCCGTTGCCGCGCACGGCCATGGTCGCGGTGACGAAGGGCGTGCCGTCCAGGACCGAGGGCACGGAGTCGATCAGGGCCTGGGCGTCGGCCAGGACGAAGTTGCGCGAGTTGCCGTTGATGCGCACGCCCCCGCCCCGGGTGAAGCGGACCGATCCGGCCAGGACCGCATACAGGTTCGGGCCGAGCTTTTCGGTCTCCATCTCGGCCTGTCGGACCATGATCTTGGACACGTGCTGCACCCCGGTGAAGGCCAGGGCGCCCAGGAAAACCCCGAGCATGGCCAGCACGGCGCGGAGCTTGTGGGCCGACAGGGAGGACACGGCGATGGTCAGGTTCAGGGGCAGCATGGGACCTCCGCTACTCGTACCGGGCCCGGTTCCAGGCCGTGTTGCCGTTGAAGACGTGCTGCCACAGCCGCTCGAAGGCGTGGCCGGTATTGCCCGCGTCCAGCGGGTCGTCCTCGATCAGGCGCAGGCAGAATTCGTAGAAGGATTTCGGCCGGGTGCGGATGCGCTCGCCGGTCACGCAGAAGTTGCCCGTGGGCGCGCGGCAGATGATCTCGTCCGGCATGGCGACGCCGAAGAGGCGTTCGAACAGCTCGCCCACCGGGATGTCCCGGCCCCAACCGGCCCAGCGGCCCTCGTTCTCGGGCTTGCGCAGGTCGTGCGGACGGCCCAGGCGGTCGCTCTTCAGCTTGAACCAGGCCAGCCCCCGGAAGGGCACGCCCCTATCCGCAACGTCCTCCAAGGTCTTCCGCAAGGTCTCCACCGTGGTCCGGCCGCGATCATCCAGGTGATCGAAGGGGTCGCCCTGGAGAAAGACGTTCAGGGGGGCCAGGGCGTCGTACTCGTTGACGATGTGCGTGAAATAGGTGTGGGCCTCGCGCCCGATGTTCGGCAGTTTGCGGGCATCCGGGCCGAGATCGCCGCCCTTGTCGTAGACCGTGTGGGGGCACCCCAGCCGGCTTGCCCAGGACACGTCCTCGCGGTACCTGGCGATGATCACCCGGATGTCGTCACGCACGTTCACGCTCCACGCGGGGGTTCGGGTTCCGCAACCTTCTCCAAGACCATGGCCCGGACATAGGTGGGCTGCTCGTCCGAGGACCGCCCGCCCGAGCCGTAGCCCACCCCCAAAAGACGTCCCAGGGGCAGGGGACCGAAGTCGTCCGCAACAATCCGCAGGATGGCCAGGCCCGTGGGGGTGGCCCGCTCCATGGCGCAGTCGGAGCCGAAGGTGGTCAGCCCCCTGGCCAGTTCCGCGCAAGCCGGTGCCGGGACAGGCATTTTGCCGTGGGCGCACTGCACGAACCCGGACCCCAGGTCCACCGGGCTGCAGACCACGCGTTCGGCCTCCAGGGCGTCCAGCAGGAGCATGGTTCCGCAAATATCCGCAAGGGTGTCCACAGCGCCGATCTCGTGGAAGTGGACCTGCTCCAGGTCCACGCCGTGGACCTTGGCCTCGGCCTGGCCCAGAAGGCGCAGGGCCCGGACAGAGCGTTCCCCGGCCCGACCGGACAGGCCGCTTCCCTCGATAATCCGGCAGAGGTCGGTGTAGTGGCGCAGGGGCTGCTCCCGGGTCTGGAGCACGTCCACGTGCGTGGTCCGGATGCCCGCGATGCGCTTTTCCGTCCATTTGAGCCCGAAGCCGTCCAGGCCGAGCCGGGCCAGCTCCCGCTCCAGGAAGGCGAACCCCAGGCCGGGGCCGCGCCACTCCTCCAGGGCGTGGCTCAGGGCGGCGAGGAGCATGTCCCCGCTCACGCCCGTGGAACAATCGAGATATACCGTGTGCATGGGTTCCTATCCGTCCCGCCCGCCGACGGCCAGCATGTTGATCTTGTGGG
Proteins encoded:
- a CDS encoding TetR/AcrR family transcriptional regulator translates to MDTRKRRERDRERMRRRILDAARQLFVREGFDNVSLRRIASRIEYSPAALYRYFRNKREILSALREEGFAGFVERQDRGRERFPDPVERLRAGAREYIRFALEEPDNYHLMFSTTCDQVDLDGEWAASSIRSFRLFRDTVAECVATGRFGGLDVNALVFALWGQLHGLVHLIATGQVAALNDGEDLDDLVGRIIEFGLRPVPGDNEFPKNA
- a CDS encoding TetR/AcrR family transcriptional regulator; amino-acid sequence: MAKDASLREERKAETRRRIQAAARTLIAEKGFEATTMRDLAQAAGVGVGTIALHFRDKTSLLFSSFFDDIGEVSRRAIASAPRDVPLREQFRHMLRTMYGYYGEHTLFLRSVVKEALFATGEWKARFDGQLREIVGEVAGLIEARKATGEVRSDVSGLQLAMVCWSLYAGGLIDGLNRERFDVEGQVASVMGLLDVVLAGVLADVTGGGHGPA
- a CDS encoding ABC transporter permease, yielding MLPLNLTIAVSSLSAHKLRAVLAMLGVFLGALAFTGVQHVSKIMVRQAEMETEKLGPNLYAVLAGSVRFTRGGGVRINGNSRNFVLADAQALIDSVPSVLDGTPFVTATMAVRGNGNAVNAQILACWPNYQEIRSFRPDVGRFFTWSDVDDRAKVCVLGRKIAQRLFGRPEQAVGRDIYMFRASFRVLGVMEEKGRDVSGTDQDEILLMPLTTYMRRASNQRWVSGVYMRLAKDAGLTQVNDSVNAIMRERHRIDPGEKDDFSSMSAADAIKLQRQALDLMTTLGGITSTISFAVGGLGILSIMILVVRSRRVEIGVRRAVGGRRRDIVRQFLFESGLMAAVGGGLGVAVTVALVLVGCTVAKLPIIIDPVSLAVTLAGSCLLGVLAGAYPAWQAANIEILDVLRS
- a CDS encoding LarC family nickel insertion protein, which translates into the protein MHTVYLDCSTGVSGDMLLAALSHALEEWRGPGLGFAFLERELARLGLDGFGLKWTEKRIAGIRTTHVDVLQTREQPLRHYTDLCRIIEGSGLSGRAGERSVRALRLLGQAEAKVHGVDLEQVHFHEIGAVDTLADICGTMLLLDALEAERVVCSPVDLGSGFVQCAHGKMPVPAPACAELARGLTTFGSDCAMERATPTGLAILRIVADDFGPLPLGRLLGVGYGSGGRSSDEQPTYVRAMVLEKVAEPEPPRGA
- a CDS encoding DUF3431 domain-containing protein translates to MRDDIRVIIARYREDVSWASRLGCPHTVYDKGGDLGPDARKLPNIGREAHTYFTHIVNEYDALAPLNVFLQGDPFDHLDDRGRTTVETLRKTLEDVADRGVPFRGLAWFKLKSDRLGRPHDLRKPENEGRWAGWGRDIPVGELFERLFGVAMPDEIICRAPTGNFCVTGERIRTRPKSFYEFCLRLIEDDPLDAGNTGHAFERLWQHVFNGNTAWNRARYE
- a CDS encoding ChaN family lipoprotein, with amino-acid sequence MIEHMLRAARGAAWLLLAGLVLALGACVKSGPGMRADAVETPDLSVTFLPQKGEFISAYGAPLSLGAVKAMAEGCDYVLIGEGHRNPVDHRVQQELLEALSDNGDGLSLGLEMVGADRRQELDDFCEGRVTLEELPGELDWKENWGYDFGLFRDHFAIAKRNGVPVAGLNVPSGVVRKIMKDGLDGLSDEEKAWLPGEIVPPATDQRAFLDAVMAMHKGKDAGDEKERERFYLVQSIWDSKMAEEAVRLRKQYDWPVLVVAGSGHVEYGWGIAKRIRWFDPAARILTIVPWRGGPFDSEAGDVFFYAPETYRSRMGMVLSGQADGILVESVSRGSRADRAGLRPGDMLIEASGVPLLGLFSLHVAGTTAHDADEPLIFTVRRGGDIFDADLGKLGTTRPKAKAAPKVAVEPMTESKGESGAQAQPEPAAAETPKTGGK
- a CDS encoding efflux RND transporter periplasmic adaptor subunit → MKRIGHFLPASLPVLLTALLSALLLTAGCGNDRLGETDSGKTVVPGSALAEAAQAEVPTPAPAETGSTETFTVRSADRKSSLTGFTRARNAMSLVAEESGRVVKVLADVGDALGPDGLFAELDTTFIELDLAANRADQARLKSDLAYNKKELDRYQALVKTDTAPQSTLDANVRAHQAALQQLRAKQVEEQVLLERLERFSLVGPPGWKVVARDIEPGEWVTKGETVAQLGRYDVLLVPFALTSEEYRALKALGDEVALRLTDLGGTVEARVARVSPGFDPVTRKINVDLEIARGDFEFRGGIRTELDLALPDPGGAVVVPESALVKAYEEYFLMTPDHQRVRVVLLGSAGDGLRRVSGPDVRPGAVYLLHP
- a CDS encoding DUF2867 domain-containing protein — encoded protein: MDRRDLERLSGMAGLLDGADHVDVHTMDGRGTVLGLAAGLLSYRPAWMAWLWRVRVALLRTLGQGERAVPDRAVLTAETLPRAPGDRAGIFTVVRTDGETYWIGEGKESHLDAAVAVCGESLSEGPDGRSRFRVVTVVRYRNRAGAVYFNLIRPFHHLVVHAAMRSFLGRERG
- a CDS encoding efflux RND transporter permease subunit, giving the protein MHKDSPTQALIRFTLGQKVFVNLMFILLMVVGVFCVFDLPVERYPDVRMGKVVISAFLPGASPDEVETLVTRKIEDALEDLENVEFIRSRSFRQRCSIMVKFLDDTDYDKLYDELRFKVLSIQNDLPSDMDPPDFTVIRVSEWLPVLSVNLLGERSNRALSLMADELKLPLQSIPGVKEVQISGEYTREFHVNLDPEKMMRLGVTFDQVGQALEGANVSVPAGDFISDSGEYVIVADQKFRSRDEVARTIVRRDLDGSFVTVGDVLSSAGMDYRDPFVVSSVDGRDAVSVKVLKSPEGNSLDIGAAVEKVVAEYRPVLDKEGVQAVVTQDQRIPIRENINTLGSNLLVGIVLVCACIWLFMGFRNAMLTTVGVPFSFLVTMIIMWITGNSINEITLFSFVLVSGIIVDDAIVVVENIYRHVQDGKGLREAVVDGASEVFLPVVAATSTTVAAFMPMLIMTGSTGEFFALVPKAVSFAIIASLVECLAILPLHFLDWPGATRLEEQAAEHLQARDPRFMGWLKRVTDALLRITLRHRWKTLTLVVTAFVMAIVMLGVSVSGVMPLLRIKFFPDEYTLYYVSMEGPVGTDVYTASAKAKEVSRTLMALGPGTTKSCSGLGGMDINEDYENIFGPNRAIVIVELPRQGEQAFVDNPDNDPQLLLDTIRKRLEPLAVNGWRLRVWPEQGGPPAGKDVNIRVLGPDQDAVMALKNNVFDWIRANKRLAPHLEDLATDTGTDNRVFRFIPVPSLVAEYGLTPAQVVALAGGILDGRFVGKFRAADEDVDLRMKIDKRFLSRPEDALDIPILQNDTGPVRVGDLAEVRAYREPGQLNRFQGQRAVTLTANIREGAPVSAPSVVHDVRAYYRTIQDDYPGATLSFAGEYESTGRSFTSLMYAFCIAILVMYTILACQFQSYVQPAIILSAVAFALIGVVFGTFLTRSLFTVNSFIATVGVAGVVVNDSLVLLDFINRLYAKGYERMDAIREAVRVRLRPILLTTLTTTLGLLPMALGIPYYSVVWGTMATTFVTGLCVATGMTLLVMPLLWDLVTRRRERKERRREERRAERQRQREAALAAAR